TGAGTTCGAGGAGTTCTCCGGGCCGAGCAAGCGAGGGCCGACCGCTACGAACGCCACCGGTTGTACACGAGCGTCCCCGCCCCGCCCAGCACCGCGACGACGCCGACTCCCGCGGCGACGAGGCCGAGCAACAGCCCGTCGGGGAAGTTGAAGTCGTCCGTATGCGACGTGACCTCGACGGCGTAGTACGTCCCGTCGCGCTCGACGATCGGGGCGTCCGGCACGGGCTCGTCGCTCCACGGCCGGTAGTCGTACGCCTCCTCGGAGACGGTCGCGTTGCGGATCTTCCGGAAGGTGCGCCGCTCGGCGGGCGGGAGCGCGCTGTAGTTCGCGATCAACCGCTCACGGACGGCGGCAGCGATCTCGGAGTCGTTCGCGACCGTCGTCGTCAGTTCGCCGTCCGCGAGGCTGAACGCGTGGTAGGTGTCGAACTCGGCCGTCAGGAACGTGTAGTTCCGGTCGAGCCGCCGAACGTCGGCAGCGACGGCGTCCGACTCGACGGACGCTTCGCCGTCGCTCATCGCGGTTTCGAGCGCCTCGCGGGTCTCGTTGGGCGCGCGGTACTCCTCGCGAACGTGGCGGTACTGGAAGCTCGACGGCCGGAACGTGAGGTCCGCAGCGTACCGGTCCGCCAGCACCGTGTCGTTCGAGGCGTCGATCTCGGCGGCGGAGTAGCCCGCGGAGCTTCGGTACCGTTCCTCGCCGCCGAGGTCGTCGAGCGCGAACGCGTACGCCGGCCCGGGAACCAACAGGAGGCCGACGAGGACGACCGCGACGGCGACGCGATCGGAGGGCATCGTCGGCGGTGGGCCCGAGCGCGGTAAATGTCTTGTCGTGGGAACCCACCACGACCGCTAAGTCCCCGCCGGCCGTCGATCCCCCGTGCGCGCGTCCCGCGACCGATCCGGGAGTGACGGCGGTCACGCCGCCGCCACCGGCGATGACGGGGGCGACGGCGGCGACGGTACCGGCGCCGGTGTCGATGCCGACGCCGGCGCTGACGGTGGCGATGGCGATGGCGATGGCGATGGTGCCGACGGTGGCGATGGCGATGGCGACGGTGCCGACGGTGGCAATGGCGGGTCCCGCCGCGCCGTCGCGGTCGTGATCGCCGTCGTCTTCCTCGACCTGCTCGGCTTCGGCGTCGTCATCCCGATCCTCCCGTTCTACGTCCGGTCGTTCGGCGTCAGCGACGTGTTCATCGGGCTCATCGCAGCCGCCTACTCGCTGGCGCAGTTCCTCGCGGCGCCGACGCTCGGCCGGATCTCCGACGAGCGGGGTCGCCGCCCGGTGATCGCCTTCTCGGTCGCGATGGCGGGCGTCGCCTGGCTCGTCTTCGGCTTCGCCACCGAGGTCGGCGCCGTCGCCGGCACTGCGGCCGCCGTCGCGACCCTCCTCCTGTCGCGGACGCTCGCCGGCGCCGCCGGCGGCAACATCTCCGCCGCACAGGCGTACATCGCCGACGTGACTCCCCGCGACCGGCGGGCCGGCGCGCTCGGGCTCGTCGGCGCCGCCTTCTCGCTGGGGTTCGTGTTCGGCCCCGCGCTCGGCGGCCTCGCCGCCAGCGGGGAGGTCGTCGCGGCCGCGGACGCGCTCCTCCCGGCGTTCGTCCCGACGACGCGGTTCACGCTCCCGAGCTTCCTCGCCGCGGGGCTGTCCTTCCTCGCCGCGGGCGCGGCCGTGCTCGTGTTGCGCGAGCCCGAGCGGACCCGGACCCCGAACGCGCCGCGTCGGTCGCTGGTCGCACAGTTCCGCGATGCGTTGTCCGACGACGCGTTGCGGCCGCTGGTGGGCTCCTACTTCGTCGCGAGCGTCGCCTTCGCGGGCATCCAGGTGATGTTCATCCCCTTCGCCGCGGACTTCTACGGCTACGACGCGACCGCGGCGGCCGTCTTCCTCACCTACATCGGCGTCCTCGGGACGATCAATCAGGGCGCGCTCGTGGGCCCGCTGGAGCGCCGACTCGGCGCGGTCCGGCTGGCGGGGATCGGCGGGAGCGCGCTCGCGGCGTCGCTGGCGTTGCTCCCGTTCACCCCCCTGATCGGCGCGGCGCTCCCGCTCGCGGGCGACCCCGGGAGCGGACTGCTGTCGGGGGCGCTGGTGACCGGACCGACCGTCGCGCTGTTCGCCGTCGGCGCGCTGCTGTCGTTCGGCAACGGCGCCTTGAACGTCTCGCTGTCGACGCTCGTCTCCGAGCGCGCCAGCGACGAGACCCAGGGGGCGGCCTTCGGCGTCACGCAGGGCGCCGGGAGCCTCGGGCGGACCGTCGGCCCGCCGGCCGCCGCCGCGGCGTACGTGCTGGCGTACTGGTCGCCGTTCGTCGCCGGCGCCGTGCTGCTGGTTCCGGTGGTGTGGGTGCTGGCCCGCGGCGCGGCGACCGAGTCCACGGGGGCGTGGTGAGTAGCGGACCGGACACCGGGCACGGTCGACTCGACGCGCTCCACGAACCCTCCGACGCGCACCACGGCCGGCCCGACTCGAACCACAGCCGGCCGGGAACGTCCCCGGGGGTATTAGCCGGCGGGGCGCGAGTGGCCGGTATGCACACGGGGCGTCCCTCCACCCCGAAGCGGACGGTGAGTCGATCCTTGAGCGCGCTCGCTGCGGCCGTCGCGGTCGGATCCGCCCTCGCGTTCCCGTCGGCGCGGGCGGTGGTCGACCCCTTCGCGGCGCTACTGGCGGTCGGGGCGGTCGCCGCCGCGGTCGTCGGGGCCGGCGCCGCGTGGACGGACCGCGGCTGGCTGTTGTGGCGCGCGGCGGCGGCGGCGAGCGCGGTCGCGGCCGTCGCCGCGGCGACCGTCGGCTTCGCGTTCGCGCCCGCGGCCGCCTGTCTCGCGAGCGCCGCGCTCGTCGGCGGGTGTGGCGATCGGACGGGCGACGCGGGTCGGGCCGGGCCGTCCGGATCGAACCCGGTCGCTCGGGAACGCGACCGAGGATGAGTTTCGGGTGACTCCCGCGTCGGCTATCGAACAGAGTCGACGGCCTCCGGCACGTCCGCGGGACCCTCGACGTGGACCGCCTCCCAGCCGTGCTCGCGGGCGCCCGCCACGTCCGCGTCCTCGCCGTCGCCGATCATCACCCGGCGGGTCGCGTCGATCGCCGCCTCGGCGCGCTCGAACGGCGCGGGGTCGGGCTTGTGCGCGCCCGCCTCGTCGCTGACGACGGTCGCGTCGACGTACTCCGCGAGGCCGGCCGCGCGGAGCTTCCCCCGTTGCCAGTCGCTCACGCCGTTCGTGCAGACGCCGACGGCGACGCCCTCCTCGCCCGAGAGCCCCGCGAGCGTCTCCCGGACGGCGGGGGGCGCCGGCATCGTGTCGTACTCGGCGTCCCGCAGCGCCGCGACGAACGCGGCCGGGTCCGCGTCACTGCCGACCGCCGCGAGCCCGGCGGCGGCCGCGCGGCGGTACGGCTCGGGATCGAGCGCGTCGAGGTGCTCGAAGAACGCGTCGTCGTAGACCTCACGGAAGTCGCCGACGGCGTCGACGCCGACGGCGCCGCAGGCGCGCGCCACGACCCTGCCGTACTCGGGAAACCGCAGGAGCGTGCCGTCGAGGTCGAACCAGATGGCGGTGTCGACGGTCACGGGAGCGTTCGGTGAGCGGTGTTCGTTCCGCGGGGCGTCAGTCGCTCTGGATGCGCGGCGCGAGCATATACGTGACCTGTCCCATGCCCTCGCCGAACTCGTAGTGCAGCTTCACCGGGAACTCCTCGCCGAGTTCGACGCGGACCTCCGCGTCCTTCGGGATGGCCTTGTTCATGTCCTTGAGGTAATCGAGGCTGAACAGCGAGTCGGCCGGGCCGGCCTGCAGGTCGATGAGGTCCTCGCGGTCGAGCCGGAGGTCCACGTCGTCGGTGTCGCCCTCCGCCTCGATGAAGAACGCCTCCTCGCCCTCGTCGACGCGCAGGCGGATGTGGTCCGACACCATGTCGGCGGCGGTGATCCCGCGGGCGATCTGGGCGCCCTCGACGACGATCTCCGCCGGGAGGTCCAGGTCCGGGATGTCCGGCTCCTGGCGGATCGAGTCGGGGTCGATGAGCGCGAGCGTGTAGCTCAGGCCGTCGATCTGGATGTGGAGCTTGCGGGTCTCCTCGTCGAGTTCCAGCTGGACGAGGTCGCCGGAGTTCGCCATCCCGGCGATGTCCTCCAGGCGGTTGAGGTTGACCCCGATGACCCCTCCGTCGGCCTCGTAGGATTCGAACGCGGCGGCCTCGAGCGTGAGATCGACCATGCCGACGTTGGCCGGGTCGACGGCGCGGATCGCGAGTTCGTCCTCGTTGAGCCGGATCTTGCACTCGTCGACCAGCACGCTCACCGAGTCGAGCGCGTCGCGGAGGGTAGACGCACTCACGATGGCCTTGAACATATATCGCGGGGTACGGGTGTGCCCATAAAAATACCCGCGGTTCGGGTCGCCCACGTTCGGCCGGCGGACGCCGTTACGCCTCCCCGGACGAACGCCGCGGCGTCCCCCCGCGTCTCACTCGAACGTCGACAGCGTCGTCCGTCGCTGTCGGGCCTCGGGGACGTTCGTGATCAGCACCTCCGCGACCTCGCCGCGGTTGTCGGCGTCGCTGTTGATCGCCCGCGTCGCCTCCACGACGTGGACGGTGAACGCCTCGGCGTCCTCGTACAGCTCCGCGACCGGCGGCGAGTTCGAGAGGACGACCGAGACGCCCATCGCATCGAGGTCGACCGCGAGGTCGCGCAGGCGTCGCTGATCCTCTCTGTCGAATCCCTCGGCGTGGTAGTCGGTGAAGTCCGCGGTCGTCGACACCGGCTCGTACGGCGGGTCGAAGTAGACGAGGTCCCCCTCCGACGCCTCCTCGCGGACGTACTCGAAGTCCCCGTTGTGGATCGCCGTGTCCCGCAACACGTCGTGGAGCGCGCGGATCCGGTCGGCCTGCACCCAGTCGGGGTTGGCGTAGCGGCCGACGGGGACGTTGAACTCGCCGCTGTTGTTCTCGCGGTACAGCCCGTTGAAGCAGGTCCGGTTCAGGTAGACGAACAGCGACGCCTCCCGGAGCCGTTCGTCCGCGGTCTTGTCGTCGAGCTCGTGGAGCTCGTTGAACTCGTCGCGGGCGTCGTAGTAGTACTCCTCGTCGTGCTCGTGGGACCTGTTCTCCGCGATCAGGGCTTCGGGATCGCGGTCGCGGATGACCTCGTACAGCGTCACCAGCCGGTCGTTGAGGTCGTTGATCGAGCCGCCCTCCGGTTCGAGGTGGAAGTAGACGGCGCCGCCGCCGACGAACGGCTCGTGATACCGCTCGAACTCGACGGGGAACCGGCCCGTGATCTCGGGGAGCAGCTGGCGTTTGCCGCCGGCCCACTTGAGGATCGGCTCGACCATCCTGTTGGCGACACTCGCGCGGCGGCGTTCTTAAACGCTGGCAAGCGTCGCGTCGGCGACCCGGACGCGTGGTGCATCCGGCGCAGGGATGTCTCCGCGGCTACGCGGCCCGTCCCGGGCCGTCGACGCCCGCGACCGACGCGTACGCCGCCAGCGCCGCGACGCCGAGGACCAACCCGCCGAACGACTCCGGCCAGGTGTGGGCGCCCGCGAGGGGGCGGGCGACGACCATCCCGAGCGCGACGAGCGCGAGCGGCGCCGCCCGCCGGTCGACGAGCGTCAGGAACCCGGCTGGAACCACCGCGTACAGCACGTGGCTCGACAGGTCCCACACCGGCGTGATCACGAGATGCGGCACGGTGACGGCGACGAGCAACAGGGCGTACTCGGGGACGACCGGCCCCCAGCCGGCCCGTCGCCACCAGCCACGGATGACCAGCAGCCCGACGGCGAGCCCCACGCTTCCGGTGGCGTTGGTCGTCCACGCCGGCGCGGCCGCGAGGAGTACCGGGATCCCTTGATAGACCGCGAACGCGACGACCCAGCCGAACCCGAGTACGCCCAGCCGGGCGGCGACCGCCGCCCACGACCGCCGACTCGACCGCCCGTCCGACCGTCGTAACTCGTAGCCGACGGCCACCAGCCCGCACAGGAGCACGAACAACTCGGGCGCGAACGCCGCGGAGTACGTCGACGCGATCGAGGCGGACATACCGTGACGCAGTCCCCGGGATCTCCCTGGGCGTTTCGGTTCGGGTCGACGCGAGCCGCTCGATCCCTCCCGGTTCCGTCGGTTCCTCCCGATCCCGTCGCCTCCGACCGGCTCCGCTCGGGTCGCGTGCCCGCCGAGCGAACGAGTTACCCGCGTCCACACGAAACGGACGGGTAACTGACCATGGCTCGCAAGGACGACTACTACAACCGGGCGAAACAGGAGGGCTACCGCGCGCGCTCCGCCTACAAGCTCCGGCAGATCGACGAGGAGGTCGACCTGTTCGACACCGGCGACACCGTCGTCGACCTGGGCGCCGCCCCAGGCGGCTGGCTCCAGGTCGCCGCCGAGGAGGTGACCGAGGCCGGCCGCGTCGTCGGCGTCGACCTCCAGCGCATCGACGACCTCGATCACCCGCACGTCGAGACGGTCCGCGGCGACATGACCGAGGAGCGCACGCGCTACTACCTCCGGAAGGCGCTCGGCGTCGACCCGGACCCCGACGAGGACACCGAGCCCGAGCGACCCGTCGACCTGGTCGTCTCGGACATGGCCCCGAACATGACCGGCGAGTATCAGCTCGACCACGCCCGGTCGATCCACCTCTGCCGGCAGGCGTTCGACACCGCGCTCGAACTCCTGAGGCCCGGCGGCGACTTCGTCGTGAAGGTGTTCGACGGCCCCGACCTCGCCGACTTCCGCGAGGACGTGGAGGCGCAGTTCCAGTACGTCCGGGCGTACACGCCGGAGGCGAGCCGGAAGCGCTCCTCCGAGCGCTACCTGATCGCCCGCGGCCGCACCGACTCGCCCGTTGCGGCGGGCGACCGGCTCACGGTCGAGGTGACCGACGTCGGCGAGGAGGGCGACGGCGTCGCCCGCGTCGACGGGTACACGCTGTTCGTCCCCGGCGCCGAGGCCGGCGAGACCGTCGAGGTCGTCGTCGACGACGTGAAGCCGCGGTTCGGGTTCGCCGAGCGCGTCGACTGATCCCCGTTTTCGCGTTGCCGCCTCAGGCGCTCACGCCGGCGGCGTCGCTCTCCTCGCGGCGGACGAGCGCGACCGCCGCGTACACCAGCGGCGTGTCGACCAGCGCGATGAGGAGTTTGAGGACGTACTGCCCGACGACGAGCGAGACGAGCACCGGCGTGGGCAGCGCCGCGCCGACGCCGAAGACGGCGGGCGCGACCGCGAACGCGACGAGCGTGAACACGACGGTGTCGATGAGCTGGCTCGACGCGGTCGAGCCGACGTTTCGCAGCCACAGCGCGTCGCCGTCAGTGAACTCGCGGATGCGGTGGAAGGCGATCACGTCCCAGTTCTGGCTGATCACGTAGGCGGCCAGCGAGCCGAGCACGACGTTCCCGGAGAGGCCGAGCACCGTCTCGAAGGCGGCGGGGTCGACCGACCCCTGCGCCGCCGGCGTCGCGATGGTCGCGAACACCAGCGCCAGCAGGACGAAGTTCATCGCGAACGCGACGTTGACCACCTTCCGGGCGTACGACTTGCCGTACAGCTCCGAGAGGCAGTCGGAGGCGAAGAAGGTGACCGCGTACGCGAGCGTCCCGCCGGGCGCAGTGACGGCGCCGAGCACCGGCAGCGAGACCGCGAGCAGCTTCGCCGAGATGACCTGCGCGGTGACCAGCGCGGCGACGAACAGGGCGGTGAGCACGACCGCCGCCAGCGGCACGTTCAGCCGGCGGGGTTCCGCGACGGCGACGCCGTCGGCGCCGCTCATTCGGCGTCTCCCTCCGTCGCTTGCTTCCCCTCCGTGCCCTCCTCGGCCAGCCGACCGTGGCGCGCGTCGATCTCGTCGAGCACGTCCAGCGTCTTGCGAACCGACGCACGGATCGCGTCGCTACGGTTCACGAACTTCCCGTCGTCGCCGACGTGCTCGTCCAGGTCCGCGAGGAGCTCCCCGGGCATCTCGACGCTTATCTTGGGCATACCACGAGGTTCGTAGGCGAATAATTGAAGCTTCGCACTCGGCGCCGACGCACCGAGCGCGACCGCTCGCGAGAGCCGGGATCGGGCGGGGCGGGTGCTTCCCGAACACGGCGAGCGCGAGCGACGCGGGTGTCCCGTTTCCGGGGGCGAAGGCCTCCGAACGAAGGCGGCGGGCGCGAGCGCGCCGTCAGCGGGTCAGATCGACGGTCGGCTCGGCGAGGTTGCGCCGGCCCCCGAGGGTCAGCACCCACAGGATCAGCAGGCCGACGCCGTAGGCGGCCATCAGCGGGATCGTCACGAGGAACATCGTGAACACGTCCGCCGGGGTGAACAGCGCCGCCACGAGCATGATGCCGACCGTCACCTCGCGCCAGCGCGAGCGCATCGCCTGATACGACACGCCCGTCGTGTTGAGCAGGACCATCAGGACGGGCACGTCCGCGAGGAACCCGATCCCGACGGTGGTGAAGAAGACGAGCCACGCGAAGTCGCTGATGCGGTAGCTGATCACCATGCCGGCCGCGAGCGCGTCGCTCACGAGCCACGAGATGACCGCCGGCGCGATGACGGTGTAGCCGAGCGCCAGGCCGCCCAGGAGCCCCGCCAACAGCGCGGCGACCCAGCCGAACACGACCTGCCTCCGTCCGCGGACGAACCCCCGGTCGCGCAGCGCGGGCCACGCGTAGTACGCCATGAAGGGGAGGACCGCGACGGCGCCGGCGATGGTCGAGATCTTCACCTCGAAGATGAGCGCCTCCACCGGGTGGAGCACGATGACGCCGAAGTTCTCGGCGCCGACGCCGACGATCTCCTCGGGGATGCGGTTCACGAAGTTGTTCTTCACGTCGCCGATCCCGCCGAGATAGAGGAACGCGAACACGCTCGCGAGCGTGACGCCGAACACCGACACCAGGACGAACAGCCGCGAGCGCAGCGACGCGGCGATGAAGGCGAGGTCGTCGTAGTAGCCCCCGATGTCGTCCTCGTCGCGCTCGCCGTCGGTGACCCCCTCGAGGAGCGTCCCGGTCGCGCGCGAGGCCCGGTCGCCGGCGTCGTCCGACAGGCCGGGGATCGACGGGCCGCCCCCGCTCCCCCCCGCGGCGTCGGCGCCCGACGACGACTCGGCGGCCTCGCGAGCCGCCTGCAGTTCGTCGAAGCGGTCCAGCACCGCGCGGGCCTTCGCCGAGTCGCCGGCGGCGGCCGCGCGGTCCGCGAGGTAGTTCACGCGCCGCTCGGAGAGCCCCGCGAACACAGCGTCGGGGGCGCGGCGGACCTCGTCGACCGTGAGTACCTCGATGTCGACGGCGTCGGGGTCGGTGCCCGCGGCGTAGGCGAAGTACAGCCCCAGGAGCCCGGCGAGCAGGAGCGCCAGCCCGATCCCGGCGGCGGCGAACGCGACGAGCGCCGCGGTGCCGCTCACGCCGAGGGCGGCGAGGATCGCTCCCGCGCTCGTCCCGTACTCGACGAGGACCGAGTCGGCCAGCGTCGGGCGCTCGACGAGCACGTAGCCGGCGGCGGCGACGACGCCGGCGATGCCGAGGAGGACGTTCCACAGCGAGCCGAACCGGCCGCGCCAGTCGACGAAGCCCGTGCCCCGACGGATCGCTCCGACCGGGCTCACGTCGCCCGCGAAGAGGTCGCGGGGCGGGCCCGACCGCGCTGGCGCGTCGCCGTCGCCGGCGTCCTCCTCGGCCGCCCCGGCCGCGCCCGCGGCGACGGCCTCGTCGAAGCGGTCGAGGATCGCCTGCGCCTTCCCGGGCTCGTCGGCCTCCATAGCGGTGGAGGCGGCCTCGAGCGCCTCCGGTTCGGTCATCCCCTCGAACGCCTCCGGCGGAGCGGCGCGCACTCCCGTCTCGTCGAGCGCCAGCAGGTCGATCGCGTCGGGGTCGCCGGCGTCGCCGACGACGGCGGTCGTCTCGTCGAGTTCGGCGTACACGTAGTACGCGAGCGCCACGACTGCCGCCGCGATCCCGAGGCCGGCCGCCAGCGCCGCCAGCGCCGGTACCGGGAGATCGGTCGCGAACCGGTAGTTCGTCAGCCCCGTCCCGGCGACGACGCCGTTGACGGCCGCGGCGGCGCCGCGAGCGTAGAACAGGTACACCGCGGCGGCGACGCCGACGCCGACGCCGGCGAGCACGTTCCAGTGGAGCCGCGCGGTCGCGGCCGCGTCGATGCGCTCGCTGCCGCGTCTGGCGGTGACGACGACCTTCGCGAGGTACAGCGACGCGCCGTACAACAGCAGCAGGGGCGCCGCCCACATCACCTGCGTGAACGGGTCCGGCGGCGAGAACACGGCGCCGAACACGAAGATGCCGACGACGGCGTGGCGCCACTTCTCGCGGAACGTCTCGTAGGGGACGATCTCGGCGTACGACAGCCCCGTGATCGCCAGCGGCATCTGGGCGGCGAAGCCGAACGAGAACGTGAGCAGCGCGATGAACTGCGCCCACTTCACGATGGAGTAGGTGGGGAGGATGCCCGCCGAGAGCGCGTTGTTCGCCAGGAACGCGAACATGAACGGGAAGAACACGAGGTAGCCGTAGGCGACCCCGCCGGCGAACAGGCCGACGGCGAGCACGAAGATGACCACGAGCTTCCAGCGGGCGACCGGCGCCTGCGGCCACGCCCCGCGCTCCCGGAGCGCGTCCCGCGAGAAGTACAGCAGCGGCGGGATCCCGACGATGATCCCCACGATCAGCCCGATCTTCGCCTGGAGGAGGATCACGTCGAACGGCGTCTGCGCGATGATCTCCACCTCCTGGCCGGCGGCCTCGCTGAGCTGCGCGCGCGTGACGGACTTGAGGAAGTCCCAGACGTACAGCCGGAGGGCGTAGAACGTCCCCATGAACCCGGCGAGGAAGACGAGGAACACCTTCTGGAGGTCCTTCTGGGCGGACCGGAGCATCGCGCCGGCGGTGGCCCTGCCGTCCGCCAACGACCGTCGGGTGTCCTCGTCGAGCGCGCTCGACATACCGGATGAGAGCGACTTGCCGGTTATCAACCTTTTCAACAACCGCGTCGCGTCGGCGCCTCCGGTGACGCCATCAGAAAAGGCCTATAACGGACCGGTGGCGAACCCCTTCCATGACCGGGGACTCGGATCCGCCCGAGGAGCCGTCGGCCGCGCCCGACGGCGACGGCGACGCCGAGACGGCCGAGTCCACCGACCCCGCGGAGTCCGTCGAGCCGTCGGAGTCCGCGGCCGACGAACACGAGGGCGGTGTCGGCGACGATGTCGGATCCGACGACGATGCCGAACGCGACGACGGCGAGACCGACGACTCGGCCGGGTCCGAGGATCGGCCCACCGACGAGGAGTCGAGAATCGACCGCCGCAGTCCGTTCGAGGACGACGATGACGGCGACGGTGACACCAACGGCGATGGTGACGGCGACAGCGACGGCGACGATACCCACGACAGCAACGACGACGGCGACGGTTCGACGGACGACAGCGATACCGACGGCGTGGACACCGGCGGCGACGACGATGACGGCGGTGACGACGCGACCGGTCGAGGATCGATCGAGCCGGCTCCGACCGCCGGCGAGGCCCCGGCGGTCGACGAGTCGCAGCCGGTGCCCGACGCGGTCGCCGGCGAGCGCTCCGGCGGCGGACAGTCCGCCGCGAACGACGGGAACGGAGGCGGGGGCGCCATGACCGCCGCCGAGAAGGGGATGGAGGCGGTGAACAAGGGCGTCGGCGCGCTCGGCGGCGGCGAGGCCGGCGGCCCCGACTCCGACCAGGAGATGCCGCTGGCCGCGCACATCGAGGAGATGATGCGCCGGCTCGGCATCGTGTTCGGCATCGCCGGCGTCGTCGTCGTCGCGGTGCTGTTGATCGGCACCGTCTCGCCGACCGTGCCGAGCGCCGAGCAGATCATCGAGTTCCTGTGGGACACCCACGTCGGCTTCGAGCAGAACCAGCCCCGCGTGTACGGCCCGCTGGAGTTCCTGCTCACCAAGCTGAAGGTGGCGTCGCTCGCGGGCCTGCTCGTCGGGCTGCCGGTGTTCGTCTACGAGACGTACCGGTTCATGCGCCCCGGGCTGTACCCCCACGAGCGCCGCTACTACCTCGCGGCGGTGCCGACGAGCCTGATCCTCGGGCTCGTCGGCGTCGCGTTCACGCACTTCATCGTCCTCCCGGTCATCTTCGACTACTTCATCAGCTACACCGAGGAGAGCGCGGTGCTCGCGTTCAGCCTCCGGGAGACGTTCAACCTCATCCTCCTGATGATGGGCTACATGGCCGTCGTCTTCCAGATCCCGCTGTTCATCCAGCTCGCCATCATGATGGGGCTGGTGACCCGCGAGTGGATGGAGGACCGCCGGCTGCTGTTCTGGTCGGCGTTCGTCGGCCTCGCGTTCATCGTCTCGCCGGACCCCACCGGGATGGCGCCCATCATCGTCGGCGCGACGATGATCGCGCTGTTCGAGGGGACGCTCGCGCTGTTGCGCTGGACCGGGAACTAGCCGCGGCCACGCCGATCGCGACCCGGCCCGCCTCGGTCGACTGACGGTCCGTCGCTCTCCTGTCACACACCGATCTCCGTGAGCGCCCGCGCCGGTGCCGTCAGGTTCCGCCGACGACGGGAGGCCGCAGATCCGTCCCGAGGGGCGCTTCGGACACCGGTTGCCGTCGTCGGTCGCCACATCCCGACCCCTGCTCGTCCACGGGACAACACTTATATTAGTAGAATCTAATATTAGCATATACTAAAATGAGCAACCAGACGCCGAAACCCGGGACGGACGACGGAGAACGCGGTCGGTCGGCGGGGTGTTGCACGGCGACCCACGACCTGCGCGACGACGACGTCGCCGACGACGTCGAGACGCTCGCGGCGCTGGGCAACGATACGCGCTACGAGGCGCTCCGGCTCGTCGCGAGCGACGAGGACGGGGTCTGCGTCTGCGAACTGGAGCCGTCGCTCGGCGTGAGCCAGAGCGCGGTGAGCCAGGCGCTCTCTCGGCTGTTCGGCGCCGGGCTGGTCGAGCGGCGCAAGGAGGGCCGGTGGCGCTACTACAGCGCGACGCCGCGAGCGAAGCGGCTCCTCGCCGTGCTCGACGAGACGAGAGGGCCCGGCGATGACTGACGGCGAGGACGCGCCGACGACGGACGGCGACGGTCTCGACCCCGCACGGCAGCGAGCCGCCGTGCGGGAGCGGTACGGAGAGATCGCCGAAATCGGCTCGGGGTCGTCGTCGTGCTGCGGCGACGACGGCGGCGA
This genomic stretch from Halobaculum roseum harbors:
- a CDS encoding MFS transporter; its protein translation is MIAVVFLDLLGFGVVIPILPFYVRSFGVSDVFIGLIAAAYSLAQFLAAPTLGRISDERGRRPVIAFSVAMAGVAWLVFGFATEVGAVAGTAAAVATLLLSRTLAGAAGGNISAAQAYIADVTPRDRRAGALGLVGAAFSLGFVFGPALGGLAASGEVVAAADALLPAFVPTTRFTLPSFLAAGLSFLAAGAAVLVLREPERTRTPNAPRRSLVAQFRDALSDDALRPLVGSYFVASVAFAGIQVMFIPFAADFYGYDATAAAVFLTYIGVLGTINQGALVGPLERRLGAVRLAGIGGSALAASLALLPFTPLIGAALPLAGDPGSGLLSGALVTGPTVALFAVGALLSFGNGALNVSLSTLVSERASDETQGAAFGVTQGAGSLGRTVGPPAAAAAYVLAYWSPFVAGAVLLVPVVWVLARGAATESTGAW
- a CDS encoding HAD family hydrolase, whose protein sequence is MTVDTAIWFDLDGTLLRFPEYGRVVARACGAVGVDAVGDFREVYDDAFFEHLDALDPEPYRRAAAAGLAAVGSDADPAAFVAALRDAEYDTMPAPPAVRETLAGLSGEEGVAVGVCTNGVSDWQRGKLRAAGLAEYVDATVVSDEAGAHKPDPAPFERAEAAIDATRRVMIGDGEDADVAGAREHGWEAVHVEGPADVPEAVDSVR
- a CDS encoding DNA polymerase sliding clamp codes for the protein MFKAIVSASTLRDALDSVSVLVDECKIRLNEDELAIRAVDPANVGMVDLTLEAAAFESYEADGGVIGVNLNRLEDIAGMANSGDLVQLELDEETRKLHIQIDGLSYTLALIDPDSIRQEPDIPDLDLPAEIVVEGAQIARGITAADMVSDHIRLRVDEGEEAFFIEAEGDTDDVDLRLDREDLIDLQAGPADSLFSLDYLKDMNKAIPKDAEVRVELGEEFPVKLHYEFGEGMGQVTYMLAPRIQSD
- a CDS encoding DNA adenine methylase yields the protein MVEPILKWAGGKRQLLPEITGRFPVEFERYHEPFVGGGAVYFHLEPEGGSINDLNDRLVTLYEVIRDRDPEALIAENRSHEHDEEYYYDARDEFNELHELDDKTADERLREASLFVYLNRTCFNGLYRENNSGEFNVPVGRYANPDWVQADRIRALHDVLRDTAIHNGDFEYVREEASEGDLVYFDPPYEPVSTTADFTDYHAEGFDREDQRRLRDLAVDLDAMGVSVVLSNSPPVAELYEDAEAFTVHVVEATRAINSDADNRGEVAEVLITNVPEARQRRTTLSTFE
- a CDS encoding 23S rRNA (uridine(2552)-2'-O)-methyltransferase yields the protein MARKDDYYNRAKQEGYRARSAYKLRQIDEEVDLFDTGDTVVDLGAAPGGWLQVAAEEVTEAGRVVGVDLQRIDDLDHPHVETVRGDMTEERTRYYLRKALGVDPDPDEDTEPERPVDLVVSDMAPNMTGEYQLDHARSIHLCRQAFDTALELLRPGGDFVVKVFDGPDLADFREDVEAQFQYVRAYTPEASRKRSSERYLIARGRTDSPVAAGDRLTVEVTDVGEEGDGVARVDGYTLFVPGAEAGETVEVVVDDVKPRFGFAERVD
- a CDS encoding queuosine precursor transporter: MSGADGVAVAEPRRLNVPLAAVVLTALFVAALVTAQVISAKLLAVSLPVLGAVTAPGGTLAYAVTFFASDCLSELYGKSYARKVVNVAFAMNFVLLALVFATIATPAAQGSVDPAAFETVLGLSGNVVLGSLAAYVISQNWDVIAFHRIREFTDGDALWLRNVGSTASSQLIDTVVFTLVAFAVAPAVFGVGAALPTPVLVSLVVGQYVLKLLIALVDTPLVYAAVALVRREESDAAGVSA
- a CDS encoding ribbon-helix-helix domain-containing protein — protein: MPKISVEMPGELLADLDEHVGDDGKFVNRSDAIRASVRKTLDVLDEIDARHGRLAEEGTEGKQATEGDAE